The Oharaeibacter diazotrophicus genomic interval GACGCCGACGGCGACCAGCTGTTCCGCGTCCTGCTCAACCTCGTGCGCAACGCCGCCCAGGCGCTCGAGCAGGCCGCCGACGAATCGGCGGTGCGCCGGCTCGTCGTCGCCGGCGAGCGGGTCGGCACCGTGGTGCGCATCCGCGTCGCCGACACCGGACCGGGCGTGCCGGACCGCGCCCGCGAGCACCTGTTCAAGCCGTTCCAGGGCTCGGTCCGCCGCGGCGGCACCGGCCTCGGCCTCGCCATCGCCGCCGAACTGGTGCGCGCCCACGGCGGCTCGATCGCCCTCCTCGACGACGGCCCCGGCGCCGTGTTCGAGATCGAGATTCCCGACCGCCCCGTCGCCCTCGCCGACGTCCGCCGCTCCCGCGCCTGACCGCCGGCGCCGCCCAACCCGCTGAATTCAAGTCAGTTTCCGACTATCCCACCCAACCGTCGGGCCGCCGCGCGAAACCCCTTGCAATCCGTCCGGCGAGGCTATAGATACCCCCTCACGCCCGGGGGCCACCCGGCGCGGCGGGCCGAGCCCGCGACGACATGGCAGGCGCCCGTAGCTCAGCTGGATAGAGCACCAGACTACGAATCTGGGGGTCAGGAGTTCGAATCTCTTCGGGCGCGCCAACTTTCTCAATGGAATCAAGCACTTAGCGGAATGGGCTTTTCGAGGCTTGTTGCGGTAGCTACCAAGTAGCAACCACGGAATTCCGGTCGGAACGGAATGCACGCCAACGTCAAGGCACGTGCCGTTTCGGCGCTACTCGCCCCCCCCCCCCGCCATCCCGCCGCACTTAAGCCGCTCTAACCGGGTGCCTGAATCGCCCCGTCGTCGGTGATCTGCGTCAGCGGCACCCCAAGCGCCTGCGCAACCAGCCACAACGTTTGAAGAGTCGGGTTCCGCCGGCCGGCCTCAAGTCCGCTCAGATAGGACTGGTCGACCCCGGTGTCTTCGGCGAGCGCTTCGATTCGGGCCACAAGCTGCCACTGCGACAGCCCAGCGGCCGTTCGCGCACTCTTTATGTTCTGGCCAACGCGCTGCTGGATATCCATGGCCAGCACGAAAAGGCACTTCACAGCGCGCCCCTATGGATTAAAGTCCATATCCGGCGCCGCGCCCGCTGCGCCGCTTCAAATCCGAAAGGCGCAGAGACGTGAACGTTCAAGGAGTGCCGCTGGACGACGTGTTGCGAGCCTTCCTCCGCACGAACGTCGACTACTATCGGCCGGTGTTCGTTCGCATGGCCCGCGAGGGCGCCATGTTCCACGCCAACTTCGCGGCGCTGCTCCTGACACCAATTTGGCTCGCCTACCGGGGATTCTACGTTGCGCTCGGCGTTCTCTATGCAGTGCCCGCCGCAGCTGCGGTCTTGAACACCCTTTTCTACCTGCTCGTATCGCCTTGGCCGATCCCGCAACTCGTGCTGCTCGGGCCATTCTTGGCGAGCGTCGGCTTCGGCTCTTTCGGCAATTACCTGCTGTACCGCCGATTCCGGCGCTTGATCGGGGACCGCTCTGTCCCGTCCGACCAAATCCTCACCCGCGTCGACGGCCGTGGTTTGGGGCCGCCAGTCGCGCGCGCCGTCGCAACGACTGCGGTCCTGATCCTGTTCGTCGCCTACCCTTTGGCGGTCGTCGTTTCGGCCCTCGCCAACCCGCCGGGCTCTCTCGACTGAATTCCGACAGCCATCCCGGAGACCGAATTCGATGACCAACCCGCATCTGAGCGCCACCGACGAACTCGAGCGGCTCGCCGCCCTCCACCGATCCGGCGCCCTGAACGACGCGGAATTCGCGACACAGAAGGCGAAGGTGCTCAATTCTCCGGCCGCCCCAGCGGTCGAGCGAAAGCCCAAATCCCGGTTCAGGCGCGTTCTGAAATGGACGGGCGTCGCGGTCGCCGGCTTCCTCGTCTTCGCCTATGTGAACGCCGAGTACCCCGAGCTCTTCCTGTCCGGCCTGCCGAAGTGCGACAGCCCCGAGGCCCGGAAAATGGTGGAGCGGACTGTGGAAGACGAATCCGTGGGTCTGTATAGGGGGCGGCGGATCGTCCAGTGGCTCGGCAGCCAAGCGACGGAGGACTCTTCACCGAATTTGGTCCGGTGCCGTGGCCGTGTGTCGCTGAATGCCGGTGGCGAGTCATACCTCAAATACGTCTTCCAGAAGAAGGATGACGGAATCTACATAAGCGTCAAATTTGATTGAAAAGGCGGTGCTGACTGTCGAGTGAGCGTTCTTGAAATCGCAGTCTCAGGGCTTTGGCGAAAAAGACTCGGCCTCAGTCGCGGACGGCCTGATCGACGGTTCGTTAAAAGTGCGAATCCTGACGAACGATATCCTTCGGTCCGAACTACTGAGCAGCTCGGCGTCTGCATTTCGTGATACTCCGTGCGCCAGTGGGCCAGAACGTTCGCCGCAGCCAGGTCCTACCGAAGCGGGGAGCGCTTCAATAAGCGATCAAATCATGTATTTCTTCCATTAGGCTGCTGGCCTGCACGGAGGCTGATTGCCGAGCCACCATCGGCCGGGTCGTCGCGACCGTCGAACGCGACGGCAGGACCACGACGTCGACCCGCTACCATCTCTCCTCCGCCCGCCTCCCCGCAGCGGCCTTCGCCAAGGCCGTCCGAGGACATCGGGTCATCGAGAACGGCCTCTACTGAGTTCTCGACACCGCCTTCCGCGAAGACGACACCCGCGCCCGCAAGGATCACGGCCCCGAAAACCTCGCCGTCATCCGAAAGCTCGCACTTAACGTCCTCAAGGCCGCAAGGCCGCAAGGTCAGACTGAGGTGGTCCCGGAAATCCGGACAGGCCGCTAAGCTTGGTTTCGGCTGAGAGGAAGCGGTGGACGCGCCGTGGCGCCAGAAACGGCACGGTACGCCCAATCGTCACGCTTGCAATCCAAAGGAGAAGATACATACTGCAACAGGTGCTAGCGGGGGTGGATATTTTTCCTCCTATTGTAGGGCAATATCGGTCGCCGTTGTCTCGCTGATGGTCGGCAGCGATATCGGTTTCGTTGTGCTTGTTCTCTTCTAAGCGCGCCAATACACGCAAGGATTTCGTTTGGAATGGGCGTTACGAAAGCTATTCCACGTATCATAGAAACCACCCTGCTTCAACTGTCCGCACCTTCTCTCGTGGTCGGCAGTCTGACGGCCGGCTTTTTGCTGTGCCTCTTCAGCACGTCCATTGGCGGGCACGATGTCTCGTACGAAGTTCTCGGAAATAAACAGATCGGCATGCTTTTTGCGCCGAACTGGACTTTCGTTTACATGGTTTTATTCCCGCTCTATCTCTACTGCTTCTCCGTGATAGCAACGTCCCGGGCCAGCATGACGGCCTATATGGTCGAAGAAGGCCTCATCACGGGGCCGCGGGGGGTGCGCACGACCCTGGACGTCGTCGAGACGGCCTGGCTCCAGCGGCTGGAAGCGTCCGGACCCATCTTCGCGTTCCTACTCGTCGGCGTCGCCGCCTCATCCGGGTTTCAGTGGTATCATGAGAGTTACCTCCCCTTCGTGACCGGAAGTCCCCCGAACTCTCCGCCCGACTGGGGAAATTTCCACTACATTCCTCCACCGCCTCACCCGAAAGAATACATAGGAGTTTTTGCATATACATCGGCATGCTATCTATACATGGCAATCGTGTTGTTTATATTCCTAGCACTTCTGTATTACGTCGCTCTGTTCGCTTCATTTTTGCGAACGACTGCACAACATGATGGCATGTTCAGACTCATCTACCATACCACGGGGCTATCCACGGAATTCTACAAGCTTGTACGATACATATTCTTCATCACGATCCTTGGGCTGTGTGCAGCGTATGCCATGAGGCTACAGTCCCTCTACCTCGGCTCGAACTACACTCATATCAAATACTTTATGTTCTCGGAGTTCTTCCCTACCGGTGACGGCGTGGCCCCGTCGCAGAAGTCGAACTACTCCGCCGGCACGAGCCTTGGCGTTGCCGTCTACACGCTGCTCGTCGCCGGCCTGTCGGTTTCGATGATCTGGTCGGCATCGGCAGACTCCAGATCCTACTATCTCCAGCGTATCGGAGACGCCGACTGGCGCCGCTCCGCCCACCTCGGCTACGATAAGACGCTCGTGGACGCGATCCGCGGCCAGACCTTCCTGCGCGCCTTCCTGCCGAAATACGCCTGGATGACGGCGTCAATCGCGTGCCTGTGCCTTGCCATCGTTTGGGCTGACATCGGATCGCTCTTCGTCCTGTCCTTGGCTTTCGCCCTCCTCGCCCTGAAAACCGTTCACGATGAGCCGACACCCAGCCTGCGCATCGCGCACAGGCCGACATCCTTAAGACAGGGAGATCGAGCCGCCCTGCTCGGAATCCTGTCTAAATTCGCAAATACGAACAGCCCTGAAATCATCGACATGATTGTCCGGGATGCTAGCATCCCAGAAGAAATAAAATCAAACATCCAGGACCGACTGAAGACGGCGCAGCACAAAATATCCGATCTACTGGACCTTGCGTCGCAGCAGGGAACCGTGCCGGGCGAAAGAGCCAGCGTACTCGGATTTCTGATCGTCGTCGTCGTCGGGCTGGTGGGTGCCGATATCGGCTGCTCGCTGTACCAGATCGCCGCCAACAATCAACTAATGGACAAGCCTCTGTTAGATGGTATTCGATTAACGACTTGCAATATAATTTTCAATTACTCCGAATCAAAAGACCATCCTGATAGTGTGGAAACGATCATGCGAGCCGAAATAAAGCATTCTGACTTGCTATATCTTGCAGAAATACTTGCTGATACGGCATTGAATTCCGGACGTCCGAAGCAATATTTCGATGATTTGTTGATTCGCGCCAATATTCCGCCTCGCTTTAGGCACATCAGCGTCGGTCGCTTCGACGGGCCCATGGCATCTTCGAACTTCGTGTCATGGGCGATCAGCCAAGGCAAGAATCCCCGAAACACGAAGCAAGCGACCCTCGCCTCGCTTCTTCTTCCCGTGCTCGGGGATCTTTCCTTCGATAATGCCACCTGGATCGCAGCGTTGTTGATCGCCTACGACTTTGTCGTCGCCGAAGACGAGGCGGAACTGCGTCGGCGCTTCACCATCCCCGTCGTCGCAGTGCGGTCCGTCCCGGCGCCGGTGGCGGAGAACAATGCCAGCCACGGTCCAGATTTCACGTGGCAGGGCGACGCCGAGTACGAGCAGTTGCAGGCCATTCTGCGTCCCAATGCGATCGGTATCGACGTGGGCTTTCTCACCTGCGCCGCGCGCGCATCACGCTCCATCTGCCGTATCGAGATCGGCGATCGCGGGGCGGTCGGAACCGGTTTCCTGATTCGGCCCGACATCATCGCAACCTGTTATCATGTCTTCGGGCGCGATGATTTAGAAGTACGCCGCAACATCTCTCTGTCTCGCCTGCAGTTCGGCGCTATCAGCACAGATACTTCAAATGATACAGTCCAGTACATTCCACTCGCCGGGGCTGAAATACTGTCTGCCAGCGCAATAGATATTGACGATTACATCATGCTCCGTATCGAAGTCGGGGATTTCAACAAATTCGTTCTGCCAATTTCCGAATCGCCCCTCGGCCGGGGAGGCAGCATCAACATCCTCCATCATCCGCGCGGCATAGCGATGCAGCTGGACATCAGTCCGTCAGGGATCACCTGGCTCGGTTCCAATCGCACGCAGTACATCTGCAACGCACAGGTCGGCTCCAGCGGCGCCCCCTGCTTCGACGATCAGTGGAATGTCGTCGCTCTTCATCATGCGATGCGCACGAAAGCTTTCGGCGTTGCGGGTGAGGGTATTCCCATTAACAAAATTTCCCAAAAACTGGGGTGAATCATGGGCCGCCGCATCATCGATATTCAATTAAACTCCCCCGGCGGGGCGCAACTGGATACGTATGTCGACAAGGTGGTCAAGTATGTACCGGCAGACGTCATCGCCGCCTGGACGGCTGTCCTCGGTCTCGTCAAGGCGGGTGCCGGTGAGAACAGGGAACCCATCCTCTGGGCGTGCTTCGCCTTTGGAACGGTGTTCACCGCGATCTGGACCTGGCGGCAGGCAGCCTCTCCGAGCGGCATCGCGCCGCGGATCCAGACGATCGTCTCCACCGCCGCCTTCGCCGTCTGGGCAATCGCTATCGGGCCCCCGTTCGACGCGTACCTCGATCCGATTGTCGGTTCGTTGCTGCTGATCGGTTTCACGCTCGTCAGCGGGCTGGTACCCACAGGACAGGGAGAGTGAGATGAACCCCTATGCGTGGGCGATCCACAGCCTGGAGGAGCGTCTCGCAGCCGTCGACGACCCGTTCAAGGTGGCGGGCCTGTACGCGCCCAGCCGCCTGGCCGCACCGCCTAGCGTGACGGAAGATACTTCGGCTGGCCTTCGCGCAACCTTTCCCGCCGCAGCGCCCGTTCGCGCGAGCGGCGGCCCGATCGATTTCGTTCTGGACACGATGGGCGAAGAGGGCGTTCAGCACCTGCCGGTCCGCATCTACGCCGCCAGAAGGGAGCGTCTGCGCTGCATCGTCGTGCCCCACTGGAACGCCACGGACGGCGGCTATGATCGGTTGGCGGCCATCCTGTGTCGGTGCGGGATCACGACCTACGTCGTCACCATGCCGCATCATGGCACCCGCGGCGTGCCAGGAGCGCGCGTGGCGAACCGTTTCCTCAACGCGGACCTTGACGCGACGGTATCCTCCGTCCGGCAGGCGGTCGCCGAAGTGCGGGCGCTCGTTGCTTGGCTTACGGCGGCCGGAGGTCCGGAGGTGGTCATCGTGGGGGTCAGTCTCGGTTCCTGCATCGCGGGCCTGGTGGGCGCCGTCGAGCGCCGGGTGACGCGCTACGTCCTGGTTCTGAGCGCCGGCGATTTCGGTGAAACGGTCT includes:
- a CDS encoding helix-turn-helix domain-containing protein — its product is MDIQQRVGQNIKSARTAAGLSQWQLVARIEALAEDTGVDQSYLSGLEAGRRNPTLQTLWLVAQALGVPLTQITDDGAIQAPG
- a CDS encoding DUF2628 domain-containing protein, coding for MPLDDVLRAFLRTNVDYYRPVFVRMAREGAMFHANFAALLLTPIWLAYRGFYVALGVLYAVPAAAAVLNTLFYLLVSPWPIPQLVLLGPFLASVGFGSFGNYLLYRRFRRLIGDRSVPSDQILTRVDGRGLGPPVARAVATTAVLILFVAYPLAVVVSALANPPGSLD
- a CDS encoding SHOCT domain-containing protein, with translation MTNPHLSATDELERLAALHRSGALNDAEFATQKAKVLNSPAAPAVERKPKSRFRRVLKWTGVAVAGFLVFAYVNAEYPELFLSGLPKCDSPEARKMVERTVEDESVGLYRGRRIVQWLGSQATEDSSPNLVRCRGRVSLNAGGESYLKYVFQKKDDGIYISVKFD
- a CDS encoding trypsin-like serine peptidase; translated protein: MGVTKAIPRIIETTLLQLSAPSLVVGSLTAGFLLCLFSTSIGGHDVSYEVLGNKQIGMLFAPNWTFVYMVLFPLYLYCFSVIATSRASMTAYMVEEGLITGPRGVRTTLDVVETAWLQRLEASGPIFAFLLVGVAASSGFQWYHESYLPFVTGSPPNSPPDWGNFHYIPPPPHPKEYIGVFAYTSACYLYMAIVLFIFLALLYYVALFASFLRTTAQHDGMFRLIYHTTGLSTEFYKLVRYIFFITILGLCAAYAMRLQSLYLGSNYTHIKYFMFSEFFPTGDGVAPSQKSNYSAGTSLGVAVYTLLVAGLSVSMIWSASADSRSYYLQRIGDADWRRSAHLGYDKTLVDAIRGQTFLRAFLPKYAWMTASIACLCLAIVWADIGSLFVLSLAFALLALKTVHDEPTPSLRIAHRPTSLRQGDRAALLGILSKFANTNSPEIIDMIVRDASIPEEIKSNIQDRLKTAQHKISDLLDLASQQGTVPGERASVLGFLIVVVVGLVGADIGCSLYQIAANNQLMDKPLLDGIRLTTCNIIFNYSESKDHPDSVETIMRAEIKHSDLLYLAEILADTALNSGRPKQYFDDLLIRANIPPRFRHISVGRFDGPMASSNFVSWAISQGKNPRNTKQATLASLLLPVLGDLSFDNATWIAALLIAYDFVVAEDEAELRRRFTIPVVAVRSVPAPVAENNASHGPDFTWQGDAEYEQLQAILRPNAIGIDVGFLTCAARASRSICRIEIGDRGAVGTGFLIRPDIIATCYHVFGRDDLEVRRNISLSRLQFGAISTDTSNDTVQYIPLAGAEILSASAIDIDDYIMLRIEVGDFNKFVLPISESPLGRGGSINILHHPRGIAMQLDISPSGITWLGSNRTQYICNAQVGSSGAPCFDDQWNVVALHHAMRTKAFGVAGEGIPINKISQKLG
- a CDS encoding alpha/beta hydrolase, with product MNPYAWAIHSLEERLAAVDDPFKVAGLYAPSRLAAPPSVTEDTSAGLRATFPAAAPVRASGGPIDFVLDTMGEEGVQHLPVRIYAARRERLRCIVVPHWNATDGGYDRLAAILCRCGITTYVVTMPHHGTRGVPGARVANRFLNADLDATVSSVRQAVAEVRALVAWLTAAGGPEVVIVGVSLGSCIAGLVGAVERRVTRYVLVLSAGDFGETVWLGRATRHIRAALDDHVTLEELRRVWAVISPESYIDAIRENGSQIYLITGIFDTVVPPPASRRFVRKLRDGGVPTKVSELWCGHYTLGLFPFNLISVACILWFLLRGHAHPA